The Candidatus Flexicrinis proximus genome includes a window with the following:
- a CDS encoding HypC/HybG/HupF family hydrogenase formation chaperone has protein sequence MCLAVPGKVMDISGEDLDRSGRVSFGGVIKDVNLAYVPEVQVGDYVIVHVGFALSKVDEAEARRVFEVLEEMGELGDLYNE, from the coding sequence ATGTGTTTAGCGGTTCCGGGCAAAGTGATGGACATCAGCGGAGAGGACCTTGACCGTTCCGGCAGGGTTAGCTTCGGGGGCGTCATCAAAGACGTCAATCTGGCCTACGTCCCCGAGGTGCAGGTCGGTGACTACGTGATTGTGCACGTCGGTTTCGCCTTAAGCAAAGTGGATGAGGCGGAAGCCCGGCGTGTTTTTGAGGTTCTGGAAGAAATGGGCGAGTTGGGAGACTTGTACAATGAGTGA